In Rhododendron vialii isolate Sample 1 chromosome 9a, ASM3025357v1, the following are encoded in one genomic region:
- the LOC131299492 gene encoding gibberellin 2-beta-dioxygenase 2, which yields MASSTHKHHHHRPTTAAPPPTPSTQHPNTRSTSDIAAADLSLLLHRLPPTLSLPARLSPPPKATLSPPLITILSLQNPDYLSSLLSASSQHGFFQLTNHSVLPHLARSAESDSLSLFTLPRNQKHLHFPQNWPLGFDCDDDDEDEDNGTESFCFDSTCSTESTELSLASLGEFTREMEKVGLAVVEALSCAVGFGNPLRENPTQVCSLMWVSEWSAGDEPVGSGKFYPYVVGLHYQIRCQRYSLLADSGSVSVSPQVDSILVTLGDIAQVWSNGKTKKVRGRPIPCLENGGKNARCISMSLLVTLPLEATVSPLLIPRSTPADAKDSQVDHNEDDGGSSSSTDTFESSTRAFNSFCFEDYAWRVYHERLPSKDPLDRYRV from the exons atgGCTTCCTCAACTCacaaacaccaccaccaccgccccaCCACGGCAGCTCCGCCACCAACACCGTCAACTCAACACCCTAACACCCGCTCCACCTCAGACATCGCCGCCGCcgacctctctctcctcctccaccgcctcccccctactctctctctccccgcccGCCTCTCCCCACCACCCAAggccactctctctcctcccctgatcacaattctctctctccaaaaccccGACTacctctcctccctcctctccgCCTCTTCCCAACACGGTTTCTTCCAACTCACCAACCACTCCGTCCTTCCCCACCTCGCTCGCTCGGCCGAGTCCGACTCGCTCTCTCTCTTCACTCTCCCAAGAAACCAAAAACATCTCCACTTCCCCCAAAACTGGCCGCTGGGCTTCGACTgtgacgacgacgacgaagacGAGGACAACGGAACCGAGTCCTTTTGTTTTGACTCGACTTGTTCGACTGAGTCGACCGAGTTGTCGTTGGCTTCACTCGGTGAGTTCACTCGGGAGATGGAGAAGGTGGGGTTGGCGGTTGTGGAAGCGCTATCGTGCGCGGTGGGGTTTGGAAACCCGCTCCGAGAGAACCCCACTCAGGTCTGCTCGTTGATGTGGGTATCTGAATGGTCAGCAGGTGACGAGCCGGTTGGGTCGGGTAAGTTTTACCCGTATGTAGTCGGGTTGCATTACCAAATCAGGTGCCAGAGATACTCGTTGCTGGCGGATTCGGGTTCGGTTTCGGTCTCGCCCCAGGTTGACTCTATCTTGGTCACGCTTGGCGATATTGCTCAG GTTTGGAGCAATGGAAAGACAAAGAAGGTGAGAGGAAGACCCATTCCATGTCTTGAGAATGGCGGCAAAAACGCCCGCTGCATATCCATGTCGCTGCTGGTGACTCTTCCGCTAGAAGCCACCGTCTCTCCCCTCCTAATTCCGAGGTCAACCCCTGCCGATGCCAAAGACAGCCAAGTTGATCATAACGAAGATGATGGTGGTAGTAGTAGTTCTACGGATACATTCGAGAGTAGTACTAGAGCGTTtaattccttttgttttgagGACTATGCGTGGAGAGTCTACCACGAACGCCTCCCTTCTAAGGACCCGCTTGATCGATACCGTGTCTAA